The genomic window TTTTGTGAAGACAAACCTATCATTAAAAATGCAAGATTTCGCCGAAACACAAAAACAccgcaagttaaataaaagcatatAAAATACCACACTTACTTGTCTCATATGCCATTGTGTCCCCATGCAGAGCACTGCTGGCCTCCTTCCTCATTTCCTCGACCTTATCTTGTGGTAAAGTCTTGGTTACAGTGGCAGGTTCTTCTGGCATCTGAACAGAAACACTCATGTTATAAAGCCAACTTTGATGCAAAAATATAGGTGTTGGACTACAATTAGCGAGGGAAAATGGTCTCTGAGCATCtcaaaaagttataaataaagtattggATTGGAATACCTGGTGATACCACTTCTTTTTCTCTCCATATTCGAGGCTTTCTGCAAAATTCTTCGCTATACCAGAAGTCTTCTTGTTGTCTGC from Choristoneura fumiferana unplaced genomic scaffold, NRCan_CFum_1 Sck3bRy_187;HRSCAF=377_pilon, whole genome shotgun sequence includes these protein-coding regions:
- the LOC141445058 gene encoding uncharacterized protein → MKHKRFEENILVDEAYTNYGVEDKNADNKKTSGIAKNFAESLEYGEKKKWYHQMPEEPATVTKTLPQDKVEEMRKEASSALHGDTMAYETKSNKNGSSDHQWARTLLNKGAIGDRVAAATILIQ